The Persephonella sp. genome segment TACCAAGCGGGGCAGGAAGGACTCGAACCCTCGACCGCGGGATTTGGAGTCCCGTGCTCTACCAACTGAGCTACTGCCCCTTTATTTTATTTCTCTATGAACTGTATGTTTCCTGCAAAACTTACAGTATTTCCTGAGTTCAAGCCTTTCTGTGTGCTTCCTTTTGTTTTTTGT includes the following:
- the rpmG gene encoding 50S ribosomal protein L33; this translates as MAREIITLACTECKRKNYTTTKNKRKHTERLELRKYCKFCRKHTVHREIK